One part of the Terrimicrobium sacchariphilum genome encodes these proteins:
- a CDS encoding PulJ/GspJ family protein, translated as MQLRRNDRRSGGFTLIEILVATAVLIILVAMVASIVQSGNTVISSSRKHLSADSQAREVFGQFGMDLARMPRRLDLDVLTSSSNNAIFFYSEAPGFQSTTDTRQFNKLSLVGYRVNDKAQLERLGKGLNWENQPFLTFSTQPLTTNATPLPASTIAGAWGSTVGSSPAYGNGTDDNYHLLADGVFRIYYCFQTTNGTFTKTPVATAMTGPLGDATSLILTLAILDEDSRKIATDSSKLASALPEPDLSNGKLPAETWQSAVDNVDKFAQDAGIPTAAASRVRIYQRSFPLTSP; from the coding sequence ATGCAGCTCCGGCGAAATGACCGACGCTCCGGCGGCTTCACGTTGATCGAGATCCTCGTGGCCACCGCGGTGCTCATCATCCTCGTCGCCATGGTCGCGAGCATCGTGCAAAGCGGGAATACGGTGATCTCCAGCAGCCGCAAGCATCTCAGCGCCGATTCACAGGCGAGGGAGGTGTTTGGGCAGTTTGGCATGGACCTCGCCCGCATGCCGCGTCGCCTCGATCTCGATGTCCTCACCTCCTCGAGCAATAACGCGATCTTCTTCTACAGCGAGGCCCCGGGCTTTCAGTCCACCACAGACACGCGGCAGTTCAACAAGCTCTCGCTCGTCGGTTATCGCGTCAACGACAAGGCTCAGCTCGAGCGCCTCGGCAAGGGGTTGAACTGGGAAAACCAACCCTTCCTCACCTTCAGCACCCAGCCTCTCACCACCAACGCCACCCCTCTCCCGGCCAGCACGATCGCCGGAGCCTGGGGGTCCACCGTCGGCTCCAGCCCTGCCTATGGCAACGGCACGGACGATAACTACCACCTGCTGGCCGACGGCGTCTTCCGCATCTACTACTGCTTCCAGACCACCAACGGCACATTTACGAAAACCCCCGTCGCCACGGCCATGACCGGACCTCTGGGAGATGCCACCTCGCTCATCCTCACTCTCGCCATCCTGGATGAGGACTCCCGCAAGATCGCGACCGACTCCAGCAAGCTCGCCTCGGCCCTTCCCGAGCCCGACCTCTCCAATGGCAAGCTGCCCGCGGAGACGTGGCAGAGCGCGGTGGACAATGTTGACAAGTTTGCCCAGGACGCCGGCATCCCCACCGCCGCCGCCTCCCGCGTGCGGATCTACCAGAGGAGCTTTCCGCTGACTTCCCCGTGA
- a CDS encoding prepilin-type N-terminal cleavage/methylation domain-containing protein: MSLHQNLKSMTGSAFSLIELLTVMAIISVMMALSVPAFNVLKSTGDISAAAYDIASTLEQARAYAMANNTFVYVGFAERAQMDATKPGEGQILISAMGSKSGSRNFDSKNLVSLTRLRKMPNVRLEDNIPNSGSLSRPVVQSAYQVANDAFTAQDTFEVSGVTFSKIVQFDPRGMASIQARAASVSQWMEIGLAGAQGSSPNSAVVVLDGVTGVAKVYRP, from the coding sequence ATGAGCCTCCATCAAAACCTCAAGTCGATGACCGGCAGCGCCTTCAGCTTGATCGAGCTGTTGACCGTGATGGCGATTATCTCCGTGATGATGGCCCTTTCGGTGCCGGCCTTCAATGTTCTGAAAAGTACAGGCGACATCTCCGCTGCCGCCTATGATATCGCGAGCACGCTGGAGCAGGCCCGCGCCTATGCGATGGCCAATAACACCTTCGTCTATGTCGGCTTTGCCGAACGCGCCCAGATGGACGCCACGAAGCCTGGCGAAGGTCAGATCCTCATCAGCGCGATGGGCTCCAAGAGCGGCTCGCGCAATTTTGATAGCAAGAATCTCGTCTCCCTCACCCGGCTGCGCAAGATGCCCAACGTCCGCCTCGAGGATAATATCCCTAACTCCGGCAGCCTCTCGCGCCCCGTGGTGCAGAGTGCCTATCAGGTGGCTAACGATGCCTTCACCGCGCAGGATACCTTTGAGGTTTCCGGCGTTACGTTTTCAAAGATCGTGCAGTTCGACCCCCGGGGAATGGCCAGCATCCAGGCTCGCGCCGCATCGGTGTCGCAGTGGATGGAGATTGGACTTGCCGGAGCGCAGGGTTCCTCGCCGAACAGCGCGGTCGTTGTGCTTGACGGCGTGACCGGCGTCGCAAAAGTCTATCGTCCGTGA
- a CDS encoding ribbon-helix-helix domain-containing protein, with protein sequence MKTEPPQKTRPPLRFIGTHVDEATYEAFSQAARASHRSRSAQVRHLIDLSLQPPSRPAALVSQPDTSSNPQSDQIPTNETTIPKDPQP encoded by the coding sequence TTGAAAACTGAACCACCGCAAAAAACGCGCCCGCCCCTGCGCTTCATCGGCACGCATGTCGACGAGGCAACCTATGAGGCCTTTAGCCAGGCCGCCCGGGCATCCCACCGCTCCCGCAGCGCACAGGTCCGCCATCTTATTGACCTGTCCCTGCAACCGCCATCCCGGCCTGCCGCTCTGGTCAGCCAGCCGGATACCAGCAGCAACCCGCAAAGCGACCAAATCCCGACCAACGAAACCACCATCCCGAAAGACCCGCAGCCATGA
- a CDS encoding portal protein, with the protein MNEKMTDARPILARWEGMKAKRSTWDAYWQRIADYVMPRKANITRQNATPGDSVADNLFDTTAVYANQTLANGMLAYMTPADGQWFSFSPPPEKEGDDEVAQWLQRCTEITQRNLANSNFYSEIHELYFDDGAFGTGTLIALPGRNFPLNFQCLPAGSYCLAENEERLVDTCFREFRLTAEQAAEKFGEERLSEKMRTDLAKIRATGSGSEREYTFLHAVYPRGAQERESGKLDGRNKPYASVYLEPECRHVISEGGFDEKPFFATRHARWGSEVWGISPSWMALPEARQLNHLVKHMDALAEVKAWPRILAPGDMEGEMDLDAGGVTFFDPSSPNSVPREWATAGDYNIGLEREKRKQEAIERAYHVPLFNMFSQIERQMTAREVAERSAEKLNQFTPAFTRKTTELLTPLLRCVFNLQLRGGMLPPPPEGMIARDATGEAFLAQPEIAYNSRVALAIRAQANIAFSRSMELSAALAQARPDVLDHYDVDRIARDGARNDGLPADWLLPMDKVEEIRAGRAQAQAQAQQQQALMAAADAAGKAGSVKPDSVVAQMLAGGAQ; encoded by the coding sequence ATGAATGAAAAAATGACGGATGCCAGGCCGATCCTGGCGCGATGGGAGGGGATGAAGGCGAAGCGCTCGACGTGGGACGCATACTGGCAGCGCATCGCGGACTACGTGATGCCGCGCAAGGCGAACATCACGCGGCAGAACGCGACGCCGGGCGACTCGGTGGCGGACAACCTCTTTGACACGACGGCGGTGTATGCAAACCAGACGCTGGCCAATGGCATGCTGGCCTACATGACTCCGGCGGACGGCCAGTGGTTCAGCTTTTCCCCGCCGCCGGAGAAGGAGGGCGACGACGAGGTGGCGCAGTGGCTGCAGAGGTGCACGGAGATCACACAGCGGAACCTGGCGAACTCCAACTTCTACTCGGAAATCCACGAGCTGTACTTCGACGACGGCGCGTTTGGCACCGGGACGCTCATCGCGCTGCCGGGGCGGAATTTCCCGCTGAACTTCCAGTGTCTCCCGGCGGGGTCGTATTGCCTCGCGGAGAACGAGGAGCGGCTGGTGGATACGTGCTTCCGCGAGTTTCGGCTCACGGCGGAGCAGGCGGCGGAGAAATTCGGCGAGGAGCGGCTGAGCGAAAAGATGCGCACGGACCTGGCGAAGATCCGCGCGACGGGCAGCGGGAGCGAGAGGGAATACACGTTCCTTCACGCCGTCTATCCGCGCGGGGCGCAGGAGCGCGAGAGCGGGAAGCTCGACGGGCGCAACAAGCCGTATGCCTCGGTGTACCTGGAGCCGGAGTGCCGCCATGTCATCAGCGAGGGGGGCTTTGACGAAAAGCCGTTTTTTGCCACGCGGCATGCGCGCTGGGGTTCGGAGGTGTGGGGCATCTCGCCGAGTTGGATGGCGCTGCCGGAGGCGCGTCAGCTCAATCACCTCGTGAAACACATGGACGCGCTGGCGGAGGTGAAGGCGTGGCCGCGCATCCTCGCGCCCGGCGACATGGAGGGCGAGATGGATCTCGACGCGGGCGGGGTGACGTTCTTTGACCCGTCGAGCCCGAACTCCGTGCCGCGCGAATGGGCGACGGCGGGGGATTACAACATCGGGCTGGAGCGGGAGAAGCGGAAGCAGGAGGCGATCGAGCGTGCGTACCATGTGCCGCTCTTCAACATGTTCTCGCAGATCGAGCGCCAGATGACGGCGCGCGAGGTGGCGGAGCGGAGCGCGGAGAAGCTCAACCAGTTCACTCCGGCCTTCACCCGCAAGACGACGGAGCTGCTCACGCCGCTGCTGCGGTGTGTCTTCAACCTGCAACTGCGGGGCGGGATGCTGCCGCCGCCGCCGGAGGGAATGATCGCGCGGGACGCGACGGGCGAGGCCTTCCTGGCGCAGCCGGAGATCGCGTATAATTCCCGCGTGGCCCTGGCCATCCGGGCGCAGGCGAATATTGCCTTCTCCCGGTCCATGGAGCTAAGCGCGGCGCTGGCGCAGGCGCGGCCCGATGTGCTGGACCATTACGATGTGGACCGCATCGCCCGCGACGGGGCGCGCAATGACGGGCTGCCGGCGGACTGGCTGCTGCCGATGGACAAGGTGGAGGAGATCCGCGCCGGTCGCGCGCAGGCCCAGGCCCAGGCGCAGCAGCAGCAGGCGCTCATGGCGGCGGCGGACGCAGCGGGCAAGGCGGGCAGCGTGAAACCCGACAGCGTGGTGGCGCAGATGCTCGCGGGAGGTGCGCAATGA
- a CDS encoding Bbp19 family protein, producing MTEEAKSRKVERARERQRLVNAARRVLESEDGQVLMEHLATTFRVNERVFTPVRSGADVYAYDPITAALADGARAVVLHLQGLATAPAQGDANIEEPALTVKK from the coding sequence ATGACGGAGGAGGCAAAATCGCGCAAAGTCGAGCGGGCCCGCGAGAGGCAGCGGCTGGTGAATGCCGCACGGCGGGTGCTGGAGAGCGAGGATGGCCAGGTACTGATGGAGCACCTGGCGACGACCTTCCGCGTGAACGAACGGGTCTTCACCCCCGTGCGCTCGGGCGCGGATGTCTATGCCTACGACCCGATCACGGCGGCGCTGGCCGATGGGGCGAGGGCGGTGGTGCTGCACCTGCAGGGGCTCGCCACCGCTCCCGCCCAGGGGGATGCGAATATCGAGGAACCCGCCCTCACCGTCAAAAAATGA
- a CDS encoding PEP-CTERM sorting domain-containing protein, with translation MKMHFFSPIFVVALCAMSLAGSAGAATVLVNNTTLNGSFETGTSSTPATWVSYGANSTIGRGNASAAISGTTHEGNYSLVVGMNGDGVTTTNGALNTGYTIQSGDSFNLSFWYNGAFQWDDGDQINFRLFYTSDNTMTGAATAIYASTVSPKAGTSSANWQQFSLTNIGTTGGSIGKTLFVLFTPGAGVSTNEFARVDEVALSVVPEPATWALIGLGLGGWLVCRARRRLVR, from the coding sequence ATGAAAATGCACTTTTTCTCCCCCATTTTCGTCGTGGCACTCTGCGCGATGAGTCTTGCCGGATCGGCGGGCGCGGCGACAGTCCTCGTCAATAACACGACGCTGAACGGCAGTTTTGAAACCGGCACATCGAGCACACCGGCGACGTGGGTATCGTATGGAGCGAACTCCACGATCGGGAGGGGGAATGCCTCTGCGGCGATCAGTGGAACGACGCATGAGGGGAATTACTCCCTGGTGGTGGGTATGAACGGAGATGGGGTGACCACGACAAATGGAGCGCTCAATACGGGCTACACCATCCAGAGCGGGGATAGCTTCAACCTGAGCTTTTGGTACAATGGGGCCTTTCAGTGGGATGATGGGGACCAGATCAACTTCCGTCTCTTTTACACGAGTGACAATACGATGACGGGGGCCGCGACGGCGATCTATGCGAGTACGGTGTCGCCGAAAGCGGGTACATCGAGCGCGAACTGGCAGCAGTTTTCCCTGACGAACATCGGGACGACGGGCGGATCGATCGGCAAGACGCTGTTTGTGCTCTTCACTCCTGGGGCCGGGGTGTCGACGAATGAGTTTGCGCGGGTCGACGAGGTGGCGCTGAGCGTGGTGCCGGAGCCTGCGACCTGGGCGCTGATCGGCCTGGGGCTGGGCGGCTGGCTGGTCTGCCGTGCGCGCCGGAGGTTGGTTCGGTAA
- a CDS encoding BlaI/MecI/CopY family transcriptional regulator, with product MSSDTPPLSKRERQVIDVLHRLGRATARDIERELPDAPTYSAVRSILRILTNKGLLAKERDEQGRDWYAHRTPMAKLRKSAVRAFVENFFGNSAAKAACALLGQKNVRLSPEEAEKLMSLIKEARKP from the coding sequence ATGTCCTCTGATACGCCTCCCCTGAGCAAGCGTGAGCGCCAGGTCATCGATGTGCTGCACCGGCTGGGCCGCGCGACGGCGCGAGATATTGAACGGGAGCTGCCGGATGCGCCGACCTACTCGGCGGTGCGCTCGATCCTCCGCATCCTGACGAACAAGGGTCTTCTGGCGAAGGAGCGCGATGAGCAGGGGCGGGACTGGTACGCGCACCGGACGCCGATGGCGAAGCTGCGGAAGTCTGCGGTGCGGGCGTTTGTGGAGAATTTCTTCGGGAATTCGGCGGCGAAGGCGGCGTGTGCGCTGCTGGGGCAGAAGAATGTGAGGCTCTCGCCGGAGGAGGCGGAGAAGCTGATGTCGCTGATCAAGGAGGCGCGGAAGCCATGA
- a CDS encoding carboxypeptidase regulatory-like domain-containing protein, which yields MNDWMAQLLTFQLYAPHVGLLLVWAMKSSGMVLFAWGVVTVLRRRSAAARCWMWRLCLAGILGLVVFEFGPAFLKRVRPKVAVEPSAVNSPSFQAAVSVIHLLRSDEEIQRLTTPREIGPGDGAAQARPPWQGPSGEPVRFAMSDLLAPWWSVVERALPWFWAGGAVLILVIQIARTVLGRAGLRKSSRPAGGRMLEIGERCARDMELRGLPGVSLSATVRSPLLVGGIRPAIYLPEAAREWAEAKLVSVFLHEMAHAKRGDFSWLQAGRLAGALFWWNPLVWWAARQMNAESEEAADDAVVLRQEGGEAYARALVEIASADPVADTSLGVSMLGYKSLEKRIQALLKENPWRGRVGKVAGWALLAAMLGLVAVGGLYVGLPTARAKAEMPPSERLSEAQGKMLERIIANTKKRLTAQRFTHVKVESMITKETGGVVKTSPLPSKMEAWNDTWTNQYRAEYRPQVSPWTDGAAPFYVRDHTQICNGRERYAYDSNDDMSGLQAKGAEPLYAPYLNISDSTRMIDILGNLLLVKVFKSSNVTYILSETTWQGEAAVKIEEKISADSTSTQTTSFIVLPGKEDFLVASELGNSRRPAPISQGTVEAVGRAADESYYPKKFRSVFQNDQSKTTTDYTVTSFEDLSELPHGILGFPKNPDDPYVAKNDRPLQREALALECVHEKTGRPVPGVEVKVLINHTKEVSLQTDAAGRVSIPLPKGEITYFSAEASHAGFAPRLVRWRKYGDPLQLPEAYQLKLFPASPIAGRVVDAEGKPIAGAEVEMYLSGGADRYSVFCDRFALCGVTTKTDAEGRWSFAEFPEVLDGLCCRISCAGYQATTDMGIADFRMTSGQTYSALRDGTSVIVLKRGAELRGVITDQAGRPVPHCHISMGKDRYGSNLPETESDEDGRYVLPGLEAGKKLVTFEAPGCMPVLQEITLPHDQPLDVVLAPGLTLRARVTMPDGKPSAGLKVNADRWKDTRTLTFSTQTDADGYFTWNGAPEEEVTFSFGACQSREFLCDLPLKAGDEVRQVVMKPALRFSGQAVDAKTGQSIRDVRVVPGCVVGAVRNIHWEKEKAQTFPDGAFDWKTDYIGLDYVFQVAAEGYKTFQTEPMGSKQNDVTQTVRLEAVQ from the coding sequence ATGAATGACTGGATGGCTCAACTCCTGACGTTTCAACTCTATGCGCCGCATGTCGGGCTCCTGCTGGTGTGGGCGATGAAGAGCAGCGGGATGGTGCTTTTTGCCTGGGGTGTGGTGACGGTGCTGCGGCGGCGCTCGGCGGCGGCACGGTGCTGGATGTGGCGGCTGTGCCTGGCGGGAATCCTGGGGCTAGTGGTGTTTGAGTTTGGCCCGGCTTTTCTCAAGCGGGTGAGGCCGAAGGTGGCGGTCGAGCCGAGCGCGGTTAACTCGCCGTCCTTTCAGGCGGCGGTGAGCGTGATTCACTTACTGCGTAGTGACGAGGAGATCCAAAGGCTCACGACGCCGCGTGAGATCGGGCCAGGGGATGGAGCGGCGCAGGCCCGGCCCCCGTGGCAGGGACCGAGCGGCGAACCTGTGCGGTTCGCCATGAGCGATTTGCTTGCTCCGTGGTGGAGCGTGGTGGAAAGGGCGCTGCCGTGGTTCTGGGCAGGCGGTGCGGTGCTGATCCTGGTGATTCAGATTGCGCGGACGGTCCTTGGGCGGGCAGGGCTGCGGAAAAGCTCGCGACCGGCGGGCGGGCGGATGCTGGAGATCGGTGAACGCTGCGCACGGGACATGGAGTTGCGCGGATTGCCGGGAGTTTCGCTCTCGGCGACGGTGCGGTCTCCTCTGCTGGTTGGGGGTATTCGCCCGGCGATCTATTTGCCGGAGGCGGCTCGCGAGTGGGCGGAGGCTAAGCTGGTCTCGGTCTTCCTGCACGAGATGGCTCATGCCAAGCGGGGGGATTTCTCGTGGCTGCAAGCGGGTCGGCTGGCGGGGGCGCTTTTCTGGTGGAATCCGCTGGTCTGGTGGGCGGCGCGGCAGATGAATGCGGAGTCGGAAGAGGCGGCGGATGATGCGGTGGTGCTGCGGCAGGAGGGCGGGGAGGCGTATGCTCGGGCGCTGGTCGAGATCGCCTCGGCTGATCCCGTGGCGGATACCTCGCTGGGCGTCTCGATGCTCGGGTACAAATCGCTGGAGAAGCGCATCCAGGCATTGCTGAAGGAAAACCCGTGGAGGGGCCGCGTGGGCAAGGTGGCGGGCTGGGCGCTGCTGGCCGCCATGCTGGGGCTTGTGGCGGTGGGCGGTCTTTATGTGGGGCTGCCGACGGCGAGGGCGAAAGCGGAGATGCCGCCCTCCGAAAGGCTCTCGGAGGCTCAGGGCAAGATGCTGGAGCGCATCATCGCAAATACGAAGAAGCGCCTCACGGCGCAGCGATTCACCCATGTCAAAGTGGAGTCGATGATCACGAAGGAAACCGGGGGGGTAGTCAAAACGAGCCCTCTCCCGAGCAAGATGGAGGCATGGAATGATACGTGGACAAACCAGTACCGGGCGGAATACCGGCCACAGGTGAGCCCATGGACCGATGGAGCGGCGCCTTTCTATGTGCGAGACCACACCCAGATCTGTAATGGCAGAGAGAGGTATGCTTACGACAGCAACGATGATATGAGCGGGTTGCAAGCTAAGGGGGCTGAGCCTCTGTATGCGCCCTACCTCAATATCTCTGACTCCACACGGATGATAGACATTTTGGGAAACCTTCTTCTCGTGAAAGTCTTCAAAAGCAGCAATGTGACCTACATCCTCTCGGAAACCACCTGGCAGGGGGAAGCTGCGGTGAAGATTGAGGAGAAGATATCGGCGGATTCCACCTCGACGCAAACCACCAGCTTCATTGTCCTGCCGGGGAAAGAGGATTTCCTGGTTGCCTCGGAATTAGGAAACTCGCGACGACCGGCTCCCATTTCGCAAGGGACAGTCGAAGCGGTGGGTCGGGCGGCAGACGAGTCGTACTACCCGAAGAAGTTCCGCAGTGTTTTTCAAAATGACCAGTCGAAGACGACCACGGACTACACGGTAACCAGCTTTGAGGATCTCAGCGAGCTACCGCATGGAATTCTCGGTTTCCCGAAGAATCCTGATGATCCGTATGTGGCGAAAAACGACAGGCCGCTTCAACGCGAGGCGCTGGCTTTGGAGTGTGTGCATGAGAAAACGGGCCGGCCTGTGCCTGGAGTCGAGGTGAAGGTGCTGATTAATCACACGAAAGAAGTTTCCCTCCAGACCGATGCAGCGGGGCGGGTGAGCATTCCGTTGCCGAAAGGCGAGATCACCTACTTCTCCGCCGAGGCCTCGCACGCGGGCTTCGCTCCTCGCCTGGTGCGGTGGCGCAAGTACGGTGATCCGCTGCAACTGCCGGAGGCCTACCAGCTCAAGCTCTTCCCGGCCTCTCCCATCGCGGGCCGGGTGGTGGATGCCGAGGGAAAGCCGATCGCGGGCGCGGAGGTGGAGATGTATCTGAGCGGCGGCGCTGACCGATACAGTGTATTTTGCGACCGCTTCGCGCTCTGTGGCGTGACGACAAAAACGGATGCGGAAGGCAGGTGGTCGTTCGCGGAATTTCCAGAAGTGCTCGACGGACTCTGTTGCCGGATCAGCTGTGCCGGATATCAGGCGACGACGGATATGGGGATCGCGGATTTTCGCATGACCAGCGGGCAGACGTATTCCGCGTTACGCGATGGCACTTCGGTGATCGTGCTGAAGCGAGGGGCAGAGCTTCGGGGGGTGATAACGGATCAGGCGGGTCGACCGGTGCCGCATTGCCATATTTCCATGGGCAAGGATCGCTACGGCTCAAATCTCCCGGAGACTGAGTCGGATGAGGACGGGAGGTACGTCCTCCCAGGGCTCGAGGCGGGTAAGAAGCTGGTGACCTTTGAGGCTCCGGGCTGCATGCCGGTGCTGCAGGAGATCACGCTGCCGCACGATCAGCCGCTCGATGTGGTGCTGGCACCGGGCCTGACGCTCCGCGCGCGGGTGACGATGCCGGACGGTAAGCCCAGTGCTGGGCTCAAAGTCAACGCGGATCGCTGGAAGGACACCCGCACGCTGACTTTCAGCACGCAGACCGACGCGGACGGGTACTTCACCTGGAATGGCGCGCCGGAGGAGGAAGTGACATTTTCCTTCGGGGCCTGCCAGTCGCGGGAGTTTCTCTGCGACCTTCCGCTGAAAGCGGGCGACGAGGTGCGGCAGGTGGTGATGAAGCCCGCGCTGCGCTTCAGCGGCCAGGCGGTGGACGCAAAGACGGGGCAGTCCATACGCGATGTGCGGGTGGTGCCGGGATGCGTCGTGGGGGCTGTGAGGAATATCCATTGGGAGAAAGAGAAGGCGCAGACTTTTCCGGACGGAGCGTTTGACTGGAAGACGGACTACATTGGGCTGGACTATGTCTTTCAGGTGGCGGCCGAGGGTTACAAGACGTTCCAGACCGAACCGATGGGGTCGAAGCAAAATGACGTGACGCAGACTGTGCGGCTGGAGGCGGTGCAGTAG
- a CDS encoding PEP-CTERM sorting domain-containing protein, translating into MKIALHTFAVASSLFLLSATARAIDYAPFNYSGPGDTVITGIRGASDVPGYAVITGSLSIPNSGGNTQAIIYEGSIYSQNGTWTPLTPTINGQTITTSTLYGPNTGYYDTSLGENGIRAVGSYKYSTGGSYDHGLMYTRIGGVSTWSQFDVPEEVAGAPVLYTIAHSTMGSLVVGNYDVQLDRGRAFVYDLNSSTFRNFLPVVQGIAFDSITAYGIWKNSNGTYTVAGGYSNLANHVLDAGYLVDYDPSKTGNDAYTHFTSFQYQNEPLASLISHFDGIVATDDGYNLTGDHATLASPQNQLGFFAHVTRSEDGGFDLTADWLSIEYPGNAITSGNTVYAESVLGVSTGSTTTSYIATVPEPSSLALLGLAGLAAILRRRS; encoded by the coding sequence ATGAAGATCGCCCTCCACACTTTCGCGGTCGCGTCGTCTCTGTTCCTCCTCTCCGCCACGGCCCGCGCCATCGACTACGCTCCATTCAACTACTCCGGCCCCGGCGACACCGTCATCACCGGCATCCGCGGAGCCAGCGACGTCCCGGGCTACGCCGTCATCACCGGCTCGCTCAGCATCCCCAATAGCGGCGGCAACACCCAGGCCATCATCTACGAAGGCTCCATCTATAGCCAGAACGGCACCTGGACCCCGCTCACTCCCACCATCAACGGGCAGACCATCACCACCTCCACCCTCTACGGGCCAAACACCGGCTATTACGACACCTCGCTCGGCGAGAATGGCATCCGCGCCGTCGGCAGCTACAAATACTCCACCGGCGGCTCCTACGACCACGGCCTCATGTACACCCGCATCGGCGGCGTCTCCACCTGGAGCCAGTTTGACGTGCCCGAGGAGGTCGCCGGCGCACCCGTCCTCTACACCATCGCCCACAGCACCATGGGCAGCCTCGTCGTGGGCAATTACGACGTGCAGCTCGATCGCGGCCGCGCCTTTGTCTACGACCTCAACTCCTCCACCTTCCGCAACTTCCTCCCCGTCGTCCAGGGCATCGCCTTCGACAGCATCACCGCCTACGGCATCTGGAAAAACTCCAACGGCACCTACACCGTCGCCGGAGGCTACAGCAACCTCGCCAACCACGTCCTCGATGCCGGGTACCTCGTCGACTACGACCCCTCCAAGACCGGCAACGACGCCTACACCCACTTCACCTCCTTCCAGTACCAAAACGAGCCCCTCGCCTCGCTCATCTCCCACTTCGACGGCATCGTCGCCACCGACGATGGCTACAACCTCACCGGCGACCACGCCACCCTCGCCAGCCCGCAGAACCAGCTCGGCTTTTTCGCCCACGTCACTCGCAGCGAGGACGGTGGCTTTGACCTCACCGCCGACTGGCTTTCCATCGAGTACCCCGGCAACGCCATCACCAGCGGCAACACCGTCTACGCCGAAAGCGTCCTCGGCGTCTCCACCGGCTCCACCACTACCAGCTACATTGCCACCGTCCCCGAGCCTTCCAGCCTCGCCCTCCTCGGTCTCGCTGGCCTCGCCGCCATCCTCCGCCGTCGCTCGTAA